A region of Arabidopsis thaliana chromosome 5, partial sequence DNA encodes the following proteins:
- a CDS encoding Late embryogenesis abundant (LEA) hydroxyproline-rich glycoprotein family (Late embryogenesis abundant (LEA) hydroxyproline-rich glycoprotein family; CONTAINS InterPro DOMAIN/s: Late embryogenesis abundant protein, group 2 (InterPro:IPR004864); BEST Arabidopsis thaliana protein match is: Late embryogenesis abundant (LEA) hydroxyproline-rich glycoprotein family (TAIR:AT2G27080.2); Has 878 Blast hits to 877 proteins in 27 species: Archae - 0; Bacteria - 0; Metazoa - 0; Fungi - 0; Plants - 878; Viruses - 0; Other Eukaryotes - 0 (source: NCBI BLink).) translates to MTVEKPQEMTGDTNSDGFLTNKDVHRIKHPSLDTNDSSSSRYSVDSQKSRIGPPPGTYVIKLPKDQIYRVPPPENAHRYEYLSRRKTNKSCCRRCLCYSLSALLIIIVLAAIAFGFFYLVYQPHKPQFSVSGVSVTGINLTSSSPFSPVIRIKLRSQNVKGKLGLIYEKGNEADVFFNGTKLGNGEFTAFKQPAGNVTVIVTVLKGSSVKLKSSSRKELTESQKKGKVPFGLRIKAPVKFKVGSVTTWTMTITVDCKITVDKLTASATVKTENCETGLSLL, encoded by the coding sequence ATGACGGTCGAGAAACCACAAGAAATGACCGGCGATACAAACTCCGACGGATTCCTAACTAACAAAGACGTTCACAGAATAAAGCATCCATCGCTAGATACCAACGATAGTTCCTCCAGCCGATACTCCGTCGATTCTCAGAAATCAAGAATAGGACCACCGCCTGGGACTTACGTCATCAAACTCCCTAAGGATCAGATCTACCGTGTTCCTCCACCGGAAAATGCTCACCGTTACGAGTATCTCTCTCGCcggaaaacaaacaaatcgtGTTGCCGGCGATGTTTATGCTATTCCCTCTCTGCTTTACTCATCATTATCGTCCTCGCAGCGATTGCCTTCGGATTCTTCTACCTCGTTTACCAGCCGCATAAGCCACAGTTCTCCGTGAGTGGAGTCTCCGTCACCGGAATCAACCTGACGTCATCTTCTCCGTTTTCTCCGGTGATCAGAATCAAGTTGCGATCTCAGAACGTTAAAGGTAAACTCGGTTTGATATACGAGAAAGGAAATGAGGCTGACGTGTTTTTTAACGGAACCAAACTTGGGAACGGCGAGTTCACGGCGTTTAAGCAGCCGGCGGGTAATGTAACGGTGATCGTGACGGTGTTAAAGGGATCGAGTGTTAAGTTAAAGAGCTCGTCGCGTAAAGAGTTAACGGAATCgcagaagaaaggaaaagtgCCGTTTGGTCTCAGAATTAAAGCGCCGGTTAAGTTTAAGGTTGGCTCCGTTACAACGTGGACGATGACCATTACGGTGGATTGCAAAATAACAGTGGATAAGTTAACGGCGTCAGCAACTGTGAAGACGGAAAATTGCGAAACGGGCTTGAGCCTGTTGTAA
- the emb1379 gene encoding embryo defective 1379 (embryo defective 1379 (emb1379); CONTAINS InterPro DOMAIN/s: Nse1 non-SMC component of SMC5-6 complex (InterPro:IPR011513), Zinc finger, RING-like (InterPro:IPR014857); Has 255 Blast hits to 254 proteins in 123 species: Archae - 0; Bacteria - 0; Metazoa - 91; Fungi - 105; Plants - 49; Viruses - 0; Other Eukaryotes - 10 (source: NCBI BLink).) → MASLSWKHHTLIQALISRGPLKEKEFHSIFTAVTGRNPVTVKKIFDKYLLEINKELSYVHFELKACRDQYDGQVCYGVVNNVADDQSKLGTKYSVPQIAFFKGIIEAIAQDEAAQGCISSFDALNIRLENQISSEASSSQQQVPPAFKNFSMTQKEKTLDELVRDKWLCRTRERNIGLGIRSLLDLRSWFRNNDVPSCEVCNEAGVKADLCPTEGCPVRIHKYCLKKLLSQRDDKRCSGCGKPWPLSKITKTEAAEEAMNDEEESETQATAPKAKRRRQQRDSTENGSSQASLASTSGANTRRVTRSVGHSR, encoded by the exons ATGGCATCGCTAAGCTGGAAGCACCATACCCTAATTCAGGCTTTGATTTCACGAGGTCCTCTCAAGGAGAAAGAATTTCACTCAATCTTCACCGCCGTCACCGGCAGAAACCCAG taactgttaaaaaaatatttgacaagtACCTTCTTGAGATAAACAAGGAACTCTCATATGTTCACTTTGAGTTGAAGGCTTGTAGAGATCAGTATGATGGCCAAGTTTGTTATGGAGTCGTTAACAATGTGGCTGATGATCAATCCAAACTCGGGACTAAATATTCTGTTCCCCAGATTGCATTTTTTAAAGGCATT ATAGAAGCAATTGCACAGGATGAAGCTGCTCAAGGTTGCATATCGAGCTTTGATGCTCTTAATATTCGATTGGAGAATCAG ATATCAAGTGAAGCCAGCAGCAGTCAACAGCAAGTCCCTCCTGCTTTCAAGAACTTTTCAATGacacaaaaggaaaaaactcTCGATGAACTTGTAAGGGACAAGTGGCTGTGCCGCACAAGAGAGAGAAACATTGGACTTGGTATAAGATCTCTTCTTGACCTTCGCAGTTGGTTCAGAAACAATGATGTTCCTTCCTGTGAGGTCTGCAATGAAGCTGGAGTAAAG GCAGATTTGTGTCCAACCGAAGGTTGCCCTGTCCGGATACACAAGTACTGCCTCAAAAAATTGTTATCTCAAAGG GATGATAAACGTTGCTCTGGTTGCGGGAAGCCATGGCCCTTGagtaaaattacaaaaacagaagCTGCTGAAGAAGCAATGAATGATGAAGAGGAAAGCGAGACTCAAGCAACAGCTCCAAaagccaaaagaagaagacaacagcGAGACTCAACTGAAAATGGTTCTTCTCAAGCTTCTTTAGCTTCAACTAGTGGTGCTAATACGAGAAGAGTAACCCGTAGCGTTGGGCACTCGAGGTAA
- the AGO9 gene encoding Argonaute family protein (ARGONAUTE 9 (AGO9); FUNCTIONS IN: siRNA binding; INVOLVED IN: ovule development, negative regulation of transposition; LOCATED IN: cytoplasm; EXPRESSED IN: 14 plant structures; EXPRESSED DURING: 8 growth stages; CONTAINS InterPro DOMAIN/s: Domain of unknown function DUF1785 (InterPro:IPR014811), Stem cell self-renewal protein Piwi (InterPro:IPR003165), Polynucleotidyl transferase, ribonuclease H fold (InterPro:IPR012337), Argonaute/Dicer protein, PAZ (InterPro:IPR003100); BEST Arabidopsis thaliana protein match is: Argonaute family protein (TAIR:AT2G27040.2); Has 1875 Blast hits to 1834 proteins in 208 species: Archae - 0; Bacteria - 0; Metazoa - 980; Fungi - 283; Plants - 463; Viruses - 0; Other Eukaryotes - 149 (source: NCBI BLink).) — protein sequence MDSDEPNGSGLPPPPPFVPANLVPEVEPVKKNILLPMARPRGSGSKGQKIPLLTNHFGVKFNKPSGYFFHYSVAINYEDGRPVEAKGIGRKILDKVQETYQSDLGAKYFAYDGEKTLFTVGALPSNKLDFSVVLEEIPSSRNHAGNDTNDADRKRSRRPNQTKKFMVEISYAAKIPMQAIASALQGKETENLQDALRVLDIILRQSAARQGCLLVRQSFFHNDVKNFVPIGGGVSGCRGFHSSFRTTQGGLSLNIDTSTTMIVQPGPVVDFLLANQNKKDPYGMDWNKARRVLKNLRVQITLSNREYKISGLSEHSCKDQLFTWRKPNDKGEFEEVEITVLNYYKERNIEVRYSGDFPCINVGKPKRPTYFPIEFCNLVSLQRYTKSLTNFQRAALVEKSRQKPPERMASLTKGLKDSNYNADPVLQDSGVSIITNFTQVEGRILPTPMLKVGKGENLSPIKGKWNFMRKTLAEPTTVTRWAVVNFSARCDTNTLIRDLIKCGREKGINVEPPFKDVINENPQFRNAPATVRVENMFEQIKSKLPKPPLFLLCILAERKNSDVYGPWKKKNLVDLGIVTQCIAPTRLNDQYLTNVLLKINAKLGGLNSLLAMERSPAMPKVTQVPTIIVGMDVSHGSPGQSDIPSIAAVVSSRQWPLISKYKACVRTQSRKMEMIDNLFKPVNGKDEGMFRELLLDFYYSSENRKPEHIIIFRDGVSESQFNQVLNIELDQMMQACKFLDDTWHPKFTVIVAQKNHHTKFFQSRGPDNVPPGTIIDSQICHPRNFDFYLCAHAGMIGTTRPTHYHVLYDEIGFATDDLQELVHSLSYVYQRSTTAISVVAPVCYAHLAAAQMGTVMKYEELSETSSSHGGITTPGAVPVPPMPQLHNNVSTSMFFC from the exons ATGGATTCTGATGAACCGAATGGGAGTGGATtaccacctccaccaccttTCGTTCCAGCAAATCTTGTCCCTGAAGTGGAGCCTGTAAAAAAGAACATTCTTCTCCCAATGGCTCGGCCTCGAGGCAGCGGCTCCAAAGGACAGAAGATTCCTCTTCTTACTAATCACTTTGGAGTCAAGTTCAACAAACCAAGCGGTTACTTCTTTCATTACAGT GTTGCTATCAATTATGAAGATGGCCGTCCAGTGGAGGCTAAAGGTATCGGCCGAAAGATTCTTGACAAAGTTCAGGAGACCTATCAAAGTGATTTGGGTGCCAAATACTTTGCTTATGATGGCGAGAAGACTCTCTTCACTGTTGGTGCTCTTCCCAGCAACAAACTTGACTTCTCTGTTGTTCTTGAAGAAATACCTTCTAGCAG AAATCACGCTGGAAATGATACAAATGATGCTGATAGAAAAAGATCAAGGCGTCCCAACCAAACTAAGAAATTCATGGTTGAGATAAGTTATGCTGCAAAGATCCCCATGCAGGCTATTGCAAGCGCTCTTCAAGGGAAGGAGACAGAGAATCTTCAAGACGCTCTGAGAGTGCTGGATATTATTTTGCGCCAGAGTGCAGCTAGGCA AGGTTGCCTCCTTGTTCGCCAGTCCTTTTTCCACAATGACGTAAAGAACTTTGTACCTATTGGTGGAGGTGTCAGTGGTTGCAGAGGGTTCCATTCAAGTTTCAGAACTACTCAGGGAGGCTTATCCCTGAATATTG ACACTTCAACTACGATGATAGTACAACCTGGACCTGTAGTTGATTTCCTGCTTGCTAACCAGAACAAGAAAGATCCATACGGAATGGACTGGAACAAG GCTCGACGTGTCCTCAAGAATCTGAGAGTTCAAATTACTCTTTCCAATAGAGAATACAAGATAAGTGGACTAAGTGAACACAGCTGCAAAGATCAACT ATTTACATGGAGGAAACCTAACGACAAGGGAGAATTTGAGGAGGTTGAGATCACAGTGCTCAATTACTATAAAGAGCGTAACATTGAAGTGCGTTATTCAGGTGACTTCCCTTGCATCAATGTTGGTAAGCCGAAGCGTCCCACTTACTTCCCCATTGAg TTCTGTAATCTTGTGTCTCTACAGCGATACACAAAATCGCTTACCAATTTTCAGAGGGCTGCCCTAGTTGAAAAGTCTAGGCAGAAGCCACCTGAAAGGATGGCCTCGCTAACCAAA GGTCTGAAGGACAGCAATTACAATGCCGACCCGGTATTGCAAGATAGTGGTGTTAGCATTATCACCAATTTTACCCAAGTTGAAGGCCGTATCTTACCAACACCAATG CTGAAAGTGGGCAAGGGAGAAAACCTTTCCCCAATCAAAGGAAAATGGAACTTTATGCGTAAG ACACTCGCTGAGCCAACGACGGTTACTAGATGGGCTGTTGTGAACTTCTCTGCTCGCTGTGATACAAATACACTTATTCGTGACTTGATTAAATGTGGACGGGAGAAAGGAATT AATGTAGAGCCTCCATTCAAGGATGTCATCAACGAGAATCCTCAGTTTAGGAATGCACCAGCTACTGTGAGAGTAGAGAATATGTTTGAGCAGATAAAATCCAAACTCCCAAAGCCGCCTCTGTTCCTTCTTTGCATACTCGCTGAAAGGAAAAACTCTGATGTTTATG GCccttggaaaaaaaagaatcttgttGATCTTGGAATTGTGACTCAGTGCATTGCTCCCACCAGACTGAACGATCAGTATCTCACCAATGTTCTCCTGAAGATAAATGCCAAG CTTGGTGGATTGAATTCGTTGTTAGCTATGGAGCGCTCACCAGCAATGCCAAAAGTAACGCAAGTTCCTACCATCATTGTTGGGATGGATGTATCCCATGGTTCCCCTGGCCAGTCTGATATACCATCAATTGCTGCT GTTGTGAGCTCAAGACAATGGCCACTCATCTCAAAATATAAGGCATGTGTACGCACACAATCACGCAAAATGGAAATGATTGATAATCTCTTCAAACCCGTCAATGGCAAAGACGAAGGAATGTTCAG GGAACTCTTGTTAGACTTTTACTACAGTTCAGAGAATAGGAAACCAGAGCACATCATTATTTTCAG GGATGGTGTAAGCGAGTCTCAGTTCAATCAAGTTCTTAATATTGAATTGGATCAGATGATGCAG GCATGCAAGTTTCTTGATGATACGTGGCATCCGAAGTTTACAGTGATAGTTGCCCAGAAGAACCACCACACAAAGTTCTTCCAGTCTCGAGGCCCTGATAATGTTCCTCCAG GAACAATCATTGACAGCCAGATCTGTCACCCACGCAACTTTGATTTCTATCTCTGCGCCCATGCTGGCATGATT GGAACTACAAGGCCAACACATTACCATGTTCTGTATGACGAGATTGGGTTTGCCACAGACGACCTCCAAGAACTTGTGCATTCTCTGTCCTATGT CTACCAGAGGAGCACCACTGCGATCTCAGTCG T